atatttatgtaaaattttgatAGATTCGCCTCACTATaaactttctaaatatcaactttttagtattttaaaaacctcgcaattaaaattaattgaatattaaGCTTACACTGAAtcgcaaaaaaattaaatgtgaaaaacagataaaaatgtgttaaaaaCGACCTACTAGTACATTAATTGGGTAAGAAACTAAAAATcatatattactaaaaaaaaactaagaatcatataaaattaaataattgggTTTTATCTCAATTGAAGATCAATTAccacctttttaaaaaaaataaaattcaatactCATTTAATCTCTCTTTTCTTAGGTCTACTTTGtaatccaaaaacaaaaaataaactaaataattaatatcaacAAAAGCCAGCTTAAATTTATCGTTTAcgttcaagaaaaataaaaaaaattagaaattagtGAATAATAAGTAAATACTTAAGATGAAAGTAGGACCCATCCTAAAAACAAATACTCACTCATGTACTACTTCCATTCAACTTGCATTTAATTTCCATTTAAAATTATCCCATCTATACTTTAATTTTTCTACTAGAGATATTCCTAAttctcttttaatctcatttaaaaacTCATTAATTAATTCGGTTACAAAATAATATGTTTCATTTACATTTCCATCAATAGTtacaaattaaatgaaataaaaagagTACATAAGAAATAAGAAATAAAGATGACTGAGAATTGGAGTTTGATTCTTAGTAGTACTCATGGTGTAAGTCTAACCTTCACTAGTTTCCTTTCCTTTGGCCTAACACCcaaccaaaaattaaaataaatgtaacaaatttaACAAGTCGACTGTTTTAACTAGTCGGACTATGATAAACGGACCCATATATGGTAAAGTTAGGGAGAGAAACAAAAAGCTACACCTACTAATCTAATCTTCCATCAAAAGCAGAATAGATGATTATTAAAGGCTTAAACACCAAAACTCGAGGGCACATCGGCCATTAAACATTTTATCCTCTTAACCATAGTAGCTTTTCATAGATCCAGAAACGAAAACCTCACATaaggaaaacaaacaaaaaaaaccaactCCAAATCcagaaaaaagaagaaataattggaattttaagaataaaaatcaaagaaatttaaattaaaatcaaatatatccccaaataaataaattcacaaaaatacAAAGAGTAATTGAAAAAGCTACCTGTTCTTAGAAGAAAGAAAAGCAGGAGAATCCTTTCCATAGAGCAACCCATGAGGTCTATTCCGTGAAGAACCTCCATTTCTGCTTCCATTACTTGAACTTGAAGCTCCACAATTAGAAGTAGAAGGATGTGGAGGTGGCATTACCATTGATCTTCCTTCCGTTCTCGAACACCTTGATCTCTTCCGTTGTCCCCATTGTAGTAGCATATCACCTCCGAGCCGATTTGGACTACTTTCGTTTGCTGCGGATGAACTTGATGCTTGATTCTGAATGATGTCTTGATGAGCAGATTTATGAACATGAATTGAACCATTCATATTCAGATTATTGTTTCCGTCAATACTGCTATTTGAGATTTCTGCAACATTTTGAGTTTGTTCTTCTTTGCTTGATTTGAAATTACTGGGATTGTGAATTGATTTTCTTAGAGTTGTTGAAGTCAGATTATCTGGGCTCATTGTTAACCTGTTCAAACAAATTTGTCGATTAATACACCATAAGATCTGGTTAATAAGGAATGGAACTGCAGGATCTACTCAAATAATGTCTCAAATTTTGAAATTACAGACTAAAATCACTTGAAATCattctaaattttattttcgGAATCCAAATTCAGGTTCATCGTTTTGAAATCCTTTAACTGATTTCAAATTCAGTAGAAAAAAATGTTTAGTAGATTATACATAAATTGCGTCGTCTCGTGAGAGCTTTCAGAAACTGTCAATCAAAAGTAGAAGGTTTTAGCATTTGGTAGCtctgattttattttcttttacaatCAAACTTATCAACATCTTTGAAtatgaaaaaatcaaaaagtttcTCAAACCCAAAGAATTTTTACAACAATTCCTgaagaaaattattaaaaaaaaaaaaaaaaagaaaaccggAAAAATTGACAGATCAAAAACACATATACGAAGCATCTCCGTCCAATATCAACTGCTCCATGTTTTATTTGTCGCAAAATCAGGGATCTCTTGGCTTTCCACAgccttaaattaaaaaaaatactgcaGAAACTGaaaaaactacaaattaaaaatgaagaaaaattttgatttttgatctgGAAAACAAAAACTAGAAGCATTACATTCTGAATCAAACGCCTTATAAAATGAAGCTTGTTACAATTAGATCTTCAACATAGCTACATAAGTACAATCTGACATCGAAAACATTGATAAGATTTCAAAGTAGTGGAAAAATCCTCTTTCCTTGAACAGTTGAACATACTATTCAAACAACAGATTTTGAGGGTCTGAAATGTAACAATGGAGATAATCTCTGTTTCAGTTTACAAAAAATGGAATAGCGGTTGATTTTTGGTAGAAAGAATGGTAAGTGAAGAGAAAAACAATGGAGGAAGAGCTTGAGTGTCGATAAAAATGGCGACAATGAAAGTATGACGCagagaaagaggaagaagagaggGGATAGTGTTGAGTTTTCTACTAAACGtattaaaagattgtgtttagTCTTGTCTTCCCTTTCTATTTATTGGAAATTTTACAACTCAATTAGGGAGCTTTTCTTTACAACACTTACTTTGTTACTTCCTTCCTCTCGATGTGATGTGTTCAAAACACATCTAACCTTCTCAAGgtgtttaaaatatatttgacCTAATtggatttaaaaattatttttaaaataacgtaaaaattaatatgaatttaATTCGTCTGATATGAGATTGTCTTATAATAAGATGGACtcacataattgattcatttctctacttgattattttaaaattataaaggatCACTTTAACACACTAAATGTATATAAACCAACGCAATAGAATTGATGTCAGTGTCACCATGAAATCATTTCATTTAAAAGTTAGTGAATTTAATGGTCCGAatgcaacattttttttattttagtttttctcATAATAATtactacatttttattttgatattaaatcacatttttttcttttattcacATTTATACGTTTAATTTAATATCTTTATATCTCATTACTACATAGTTCTcacatttttcataaattatgcTTTTGTAATATCACCCTTTTAAAATACATTTGTATTATACATGTTGCAAATATATTAAGGGTGTGAATatgttgttagaaaaatatttgtttataaTGTCATTTAAGTCTAATAATGGGTTATTAAAAGAGATTAATTGAAATTTACAAGTAAAAATATCATTAGTTTTGTTTAATAGTAGAAAGAATATCAATGTTGTCCTTTTTTGAAAGTTAATAGTGTGCCACACAAATAAATTAGTGAAAGTAATGAAATAATGTTTATATGAAAAAGGTGCAAGTAAAAGAATTTGTTTTATgagaaaaataatgcaagtaaaaaaacaaataaagtatgtGGTTAATTTATAATCAAGGTTGAGAATCATTGTGTGGtggtttaattttattttttttctcctaTTTTTTGCATAGgcattttattttcatcacCTTTGTGAAGATaaattatctttttcttttgcctATAAGAAATTATCCTAAAACGAAAGAAAACTAAAGAGAATATTATgctcttttttattaatttaacttttttttatctatGCTAAAATTGTAATActcttttttaaataaaataaaatttaaatttttttcacttttttccaTGAAGTAATCTCAaccattaaaatatataatgcaCTATCAttgttaatttgattttaaGGAGAAAAATTGAATTCATATAGAAATATAAGATAAGAAGAGAATTTGTATcatagttaatttttaaaatgtatttTAATATAATGTCATGGACATGTTATCAAAAGTGGATTAGATTTGGGATAGACCCATAAGATGTGGAAAATTAGGATTCTAACCTAGATTTATAGTTTTGACAAATCCCCATGGCTTCAAACTTCTTACACAACACTACTTCTTTTTTGGACTATATCAGTGTGACATGATTTATATTAAGttgatttaaattataattaatttttaaaaagttaaaaatgaaaaagaaagatttataaacaaaatcagttagcaattttcttttaatggtTTGTTTTTGGGTTCGTTTTAAAGTGAGAAAATCTTTTACAAGACGAACAAacaaattcttgtgtgagacACGGTCACACCGTGAGATGTTCTTTATAAATGATCTGAACAAtccaattaatattttagtaaATAAATTACTTATTTTGAGATCATTTTACTGAAAAAAAGTCTGAAACATGAATAACTCTTTTTATATGAGCATTAAACAAAAACTTAGATCTTTTATTACCTTAAGGTGagatttttcttatattaataGCCTCCATTCAAGAGGCACAATCTTATCAAGCCATAGTTCCATTATATGTTAATATAGGTCAACATCCACATTGGAAAAATATGGAACAACTATGTTACACTTTTGTCTTAAGCCTTAGACTAAATACATTTCAAAATCTTGCTTAAAAGTTTTTCCCTTCCTTTGTCTAATATTTCTTCTCAACTTATAATtgcatgttttgttttgcaataGAACATCTTGAGCATGTTGTCCCAAAAAAAAACTCTAACTTGTGATTATCGGTATTATATATTaggtttttaatatttatcaaTAAGCAAcaattatcataaaaattacATTGCTCGACTATTTAATGAAGCTGATAAAGATAAACTCATTTGGTCCAATAACGTAGAATTTAAAGAGCTACTTGAATATACATTCACACTGAATCACTCGTGTTACTTtcaatatatataacaaaaaaaagaaaaatgtgtatTTATATTACATTATCACCTATTTTCATCTCTATATAGTAGGAGTATATACgttatactccctctgtccctcGAGAAAAGCTCAAATGCACCATTTAACTTAATTATGATTTATGTGAGAGTTTTTTTTATGTCAAATGGTAATCTTTCTGACAGACAAGATCAGAGGAGTATTTATATACATTATGATGACAATAAAAACTCAAACTTTGATTTACAAAATTATACTGAAGATCCTAGGCTTAGAGGTTCAACCTCAGAGTTATGTACTTCAACATTTCTAGCATTTTGACTGTCAAGTGGCATGTACTGAGACATGATAGCCATAATCTCTGAATCCATGTAAGACTGCACATGAAATCAAAATTATCATATAGAAGTAAGTCACAATTAGCCTTTCCAATTAATAAACCCCATAATTATTATCCCATCTAAAATTGacccaaaatcaaataaaaaaatcagtgGGTTATAATTTAGAAGGAAATTTTGGCTTGTAATTTGAAAATGACCTAACTTGAAAAAATCAAGTAAAATTTGACCGTAATTCAAACTAATTGTTTTGACCAGCCTTTTcaaatttaactattttttatttccaCGTCATCTTTATTTGGCTTAACCTAAGTATATTTCTAAtcaattttgtatttttgattttcatttctatatTAGTCCATTTTTATAAGACAATATTTTATAgaaacaaaaacatattttaagaaaaaaatttgattaagaaaatatttttaataaacccTTGACTTGTTGACCGAACCCGACCAAAATACGACTCGATCCGAAAAAGACAAGACTTAAAATTGATCCGAACTGAAAATAACCGGTCAAAAAAGACTTGACCAAGAATTTGGCCACTGACCATTTTGACAGGTCTGCTTATCAATTCTATAGAATGCCAAGATACATAAACTATAAACTAACTTACCCGAAGTCTGTACTTGTAGAATACGTATCCAGCTGAGCCGAGACCAGCCAAGATTGCTGCTAGGACTAAGAGAGACGAGAACCATCCCATTTTTGAGGAGCTTCGTTCTGTAAATTAAGTATTCAACATctaaaattatacataattaaaggcTTAAGAAGTGGACAATAAGGACTCATTTAATTCACCTAAGTTTTACTGATTCAACAGATTGAAACTAATATTTATTGATCGAAGCTAGTTTTTACTTATTGTAactaatttttagttataaattataataagttatactgattaaaactgatttttactaattgttACTAATTTTTGCTGAataaaactgatttttactgattataactaatttttgttgaatcaaattgatttttagttattaaaactaatttttactgaataatttttattgtgagtttttaaaaattcaaaacacttgatatttagaaagtatagATTGTgacgaatctaacaaaatctcacatggatatgttttttcttatagatcgatgagaaatcGTGGTCaaaatttgacactaaaattcgtaaattctatttgggaataacatataaaaacagTAGGAGTACTTTTTTTAGGTGAAATAAACAGGGTCTAAATCGATAAAACGTAAATTTCACCTATACAAGTATCTTGCTCGTTTATATACAAGCGACTCCCTCCGCACTTGCAATCAAACCCGCCCCACGTATTCTTGCAGCTACATTCAGGGCATTGACAAGCACTCTTTTCCTTGCATTCATCAATATCTGCATCATATACCATACAATTACATCACATTACTTGAAAAAGGATAGAGAAAACGACTTGAAAGCGAAACAGGATAGCGTTAGAGGTCAACCGTCACACTGATGGCCATCGCCTTTGAACCCTTTCGGACATGTGCAGCCCGAAAGTTCTGATACCTGAATCGTAACAAGAACTCTAAAGTTAGTCGCGATCTTTTGGTGCACGAACTGAAAAAGACTAAAAGTAAAACACGACAAGATAGATAACATCACTGAACTGAACAAGCTGAGAACGTCTTTCCATTCCTTGTTTCCGACCAGCAACCGCCACTGTCTATGGTACACCTTCCCGGTCCATGAGCTACAAAATAACATTTAATCTTTCAAGTTTTCGACGTGGAGCAAGACTAGCAACACATACAAGTTCTAATACCAATTGACGAAAAAATAGATAGTTTTGAATTGAGATGTACACACTGTTAGTCCTGAGCTAATCGAACACTCCGACTCCCTCTACGTGTTGCATGTTAGATTGTCGAATCCTCTAACATGACACGACACATGGACACTCTAAATTAGTCGGGGTAACACACTTTTTGGTTTTTCTATTGTATGTCAGATCCTCTAAGGCTCTAACCCCTAATTGTGACTAATATGTGACATACGAGTCTGAGTAATATAGCTCTAAAACGTTTAGTTTACAAGATCGAgatatcaaattttaaattggtTAAACAAGTACAAGGACACTTCTGAACCCTCAAGAGAATAGAATTAGTTTGTTCAGTTCTTTGTTATTAGACctcaaaattaagaaaaaaatataaataaacatcGCTCAACAAACTACTCGATAATCTATAGCTATTCTCCGCCCCTCCGGGTGTTTAAAGGAGGAAAAAGTGGTTTGacatataaatcaaaaaaattatgaacTTGAAAAACCAAAGTACCTTTACATGTTGTATAACCATCTCCATGGTACTGAACACCTCCGACAAGAGGACATTCACAAATTCTCCCCCGAAAAGTATCCTGGATGCATTCGGTTCAATAATTAGCACTTTGATCTCAATGTATCCTACAAGGCGAAGATCTGAAACAGAAGAAAGTATATTACCTTGCAGGCTGTTATGTTTGCTTTATTGTCGTGCCAACACCCTCCGTTGTTTTCAAGACACTCGTTTGTCTCGATGTCTGTACGTTTGTTTTGGAACAAAAGACACCGGTAAATGTAAGTGTTAGCGTAACAGTTTATGAATTAAAGTTATAGATACGCGTCTAAATAAGGATTTGAACTAGTAAATAAACCTGCGGTTAGACAAAGTGGAGGATCGGTTTTCTCTTTGAAGGCAGCACATAAGGCCATTAGTACGGCAGTTCTCTCCAGTTTGCCTAGCGAAAATGCAAATCGACTCCTTATATAACACCAACTGAATGACGTAttcacacacacacgcacaaacaacacacacatatatatacgtgtatatatgtatgtatgtatatatgtagtccTAACAAAAACGAAAAGCAATCTAACCAAAGAACTAAACGAACCTCTGTATTGTACATCGTTGATGACCAGTGTAGGCAAAATAGCAACATCACCACGAGTTCCTTTTCCAATCTGTGTTTCACAAGACAGGGATGTACACCAGTTAAGCATGTATACAGATTCACTATGACAATGAAAAACTTGCTTACTCTTAAGAGAACTGGTTGAGAGGACTTTAACGATGTtaaatttagctagacttattGTTAATGTCAGCATATAATTGGGAAAACGCAAGGTGCAAACACTTCATAAGCAAATGAGATACCACATCCCAAAATTATATGGCAACGGGAGGAAGGGTTCCAATGACTTATAAAATGCGCACATCATCTTTAATTCAgcgatgtgggataaaccatctCAACAAATAATACCTGCTTGTCTTGTTCGTTTTTCAATATTTCATTGTCTTGGTTGGCTTCAGGATCTCCCATGCACTTTTCAATCTTATCGAGAGGCAAACCTATCGAATTATACGCAAAATGTAACTAATCAATAATTTTGATAACAAAGGCCGAGGCAGAGCAATAGGCAAAGTAGTAAGACGACATACGAAGAGACTTCAAGACGCCCTCGGCACAACTCCTAGAGTACTTGTTATCCTTCATAGAACACCTAATATGGAAATCAGACACAAAATCCCACCAAACCCAAGACCTATTTTGAGATTTAGCAACTTGATACACACAAAGTTGCCTCAAATTCTCAATCACAACATCTTTCCCTTCAAATCCCTCCCCGAAATCCTGCTCAGGATCGGGTGCACAATACCTTCCTCGGTTTATACATTGCGATTTGCACTGCCTACTTAGAAGAAAAGCTTCCGGGCAATACCATGTTATGTAATGAGGAGTAAACAATGTGTAACCCGACTTCTCCAAAATCTGCGCGTGGCCCTTGAAGTCGCTGATGAATTTGATCTGCTCATTGCACCGGACACCACATTCGTCATTGCTGTTAGTCCACAGCTCATATTCCACCCGGCCATCAGGATTTGGCATCGACTCAGACCAGTCGAGTTTTACCACAACATCGTCTCCTCCCTTTAAGGCTTGTCGTAGGCGATCTCCGAATTCTCGGTCTATTAAAACCGAGGGGATTTCAATCTTTTCTATGAACCCGTCTGCATCACTGCTTTCCTCCGGGGAATCCATGGTTATTAGAGGCTCGTCTATTGTATCGGCTACTAATACTGCTGCTGCTCCTGCTTCTTGTGCATTCCATGCTTTCAGGGCAAAATAGCATTCTGTTCaaacaaattttataaataaaatcaatgtgTTTTCACATATATAATGCTTGTATTTTCACCAAAATCTTTCAAgacttttgaaaaataattcaagataaTTGATCATAAGCAGAATTGCACATTTTTGAGTCAAGAGTGATCAACACAATATCCCGCACAGGTCAGTTTCCGGGGAAGGAGGATAGCAGATAAAGCATACGCGGGCCCCTTCTATGGAGAGAACAAGGACAATGCACACACTcgatttatcaaaaaaatataggTTCCTACAAAAAGAAGAGTGAATGACACACAACGCACACCTAGGAAGACACCGGTTTACCCGAGATTGCACatgtgtttattttttttgacaaataaaGTTGCTTTGTAGGATAGGACCTCTTTAGTTGGTTTCAAACACGGGTTAATTGGgttaaatacttatttttacaTGTGTACAAACTGagttacacaatttaatataaataatactttttaattaaataatttgagtCATTTGAGATTATACAATCATGACACCGGCAACAAACATAAATAATCCAATTACATAATTTTGCTTGGGGTTCTTAaacaaacataaaatcataaattattataagaTCAATTAGCATCAAAGAACATTCAATAAATAagtattagatatatatatatatgttatagttTTATTGTTCAGAAGCAATTGTCCAGAGTTGTTGAGTAGGTAGCTATAATTTCAAGTTTATTGGTATCACAACTATGTTACTTGACTTAAGAGTGAAAACAAATTTgaacattttaataaataatttaaattagagCAGCAATCAATTGgtactttaaaaaaaacccaaaaaaagttattttttaattttaaattgatagttGTACCATTTCTGTTCTTTATTTTACAAGTTACCAGCCTCTCCATTATTAGGCCGcaacaattcgtcacataattttcACCGTGGCCCACTAGTGTGGACACGGGAGACACGTGGGCTTGAGCCTACAAATCCACaagtcaagagcgttgacttgcacatacacttggtgaagttcattatttcccaaaaccatatggtagtaggaagattagctcacccactatatatgcaagtcaacaacccactattttatcgatgtgggatcttgtctcacatatgaagtatttccaatatccatatctaaaaataaaataaaaaactaatcccAATAATATAGGGTCAGTTCTATAAATCAAAAGAAATTAGTTAGTAGTATAATTTATTTGACAATTTTTAAGACAAATGTTTCCATTACAATGAGATCAAATACTTATAGTTCTTATAGATCAAATACTTATGTTTCCATTCATAAATCAGGTAATGTAGTGTTGgagaataaatatttcattttaaattatgaatttcaattaaaaaattataaatgaagaatttgagaatgacaaggtttggatagtcattctcaaatcaaatctaaatttgaaaatttttaatttgtcaaacaataaatttaagtcaattacaaatttccaaataaaatcattatttCCAAACATATATTAGAGGGTTGTAGTCTGAGCAAGCATGATAGAGTATCTAATACTTCATATGTTGTGTGTACCTACAAATACATgctaaacttttaattaaattggtTAATTACTTAACAATTAACATTAGATAATAAGTTTATTTGGTAAGAGCGAGTCTAGATTGTTGGTTTTTTGAACATAGATATTCATTACAAAAATTAGTCATAGTCGGTCTTTATTTCAGTATCTCACATAGGTTGGGGTCTGAGAAAGAAGATAGTAGACATATTATACTAACTCAACTATTCATAccgttcaaaaaaaaaaaggtaaaaaagaCTGCGCGCACTCAAACAATCAAATAATGAAACAATCtccgaaaaataaaaaaaaaaaatggaagagaAAAAAGACACAAACCTCCACGATCAAGAAGAAGAATAGTAGGTGTAGAAGTATTAGATTTGAAAGGCTTATTATGAGGAAAAGGTTTACAAGCATCAGATCCATGAGAAGGATAAACAACAGAAGCCACCATTGATCCTCCATATTCTGGTACTCCAAAATTGGCAATTGAAGCATCATGTTTTGATTTCATACTGTATGGTTGTAGCACTGTTACACTATTTTTTTCCACCACAAATCTCCCATTTATTACACTTATATTtcctaattctaataataataaacatattattaataataataataataatttgtttttgtttatcaTTACTACCCAATTCATGGTTTTGGTTTTTATGAATACAcaatatctttttctttttgttaagCTTGTAAATATAGGAGAATTTATGGAGTTGACTTGGAAATTACTTCTTATAAGTTAGAAGAATTAGTCTGGTCTACTAATATGACATTTAGTTGGTAgactattcttttaatttttataaagatgAAGTGAGAATGATGTTAAAAATAGATACAATTATTTCATATTTACTCCACTTTGTAATTAAATTCGATTTGAtcgaattttaaaataaatttaaaattatgtgaaAATTAATATGGATATAAAATCTGATTTTAGACTGATTTAAAATACGTGGTCTGAGATTGATTCGATGATTAGCTCTAAAAGAAAGAATTATTCTTCTTGTATCTTTTACAAAGCgtagaatttgtatttttttaaaaaactagtgaaaagtaaaattatattagaaaattaaacaaaaatatatgtGCGTGATAGAATTAAATGATTAAGATTAGTTAAAAgagaataaatttataataaatgacagattaaaaaaaaaaaaggatgagactattgaaaataaaatgtattGTCGATTTTAGTAAAATTATGTATTTACGATTCATcgtttaattagaaaaattaatcaataagcttataaaaatatttactagTAATTAATTTGGACTACAAGCGTGAAGAGTTATTTTATCTTTTCCAATTGTTTTTTTtggattatatatttttcatttgttttattCAGATGACTTCACTTACGCGTTTACTTGGTTGTTTTCTGTATAAAATTATACTCTTTTAAATTATCAACTTAAGGCAATTACGCAATCTGTACGATTATGTTTTTTAACTTCAGTAGTTTAAACTTTATTGGTCTCAATACTGCACAAAAAATTGTTCTAagtacaaataaaataaaagtaaaaatatgtgaaaatagaaaaagaaattatatttaataaataagtgaaagaaatgtataaatgaaatgaaacaatacattagttgtatgaatgaaaataaaaaattagtgtaaatTATGACCAAAATTAAAGCCAAGGTTATGAAactcaatattaataaaaaaaaatgtaccaAGGGAGTATAAAGAGGTACTAGACACTAATATGTATTCTAAAGAATTagccttattttttattttattgtattagGTTGTCTTGATTTATTCCCTTGTAGCTCTTCCcggtaaaaaaataaaattcgcTTGTTGTTATTTTTGAGAGAGATTGTTTTTCAATAGACATCCTCAAATAAAGATTTTATATACTCATACTTAGTATTAGTTGGACTATATAAGCCCACATAAAACGTGTAATACAAAAAAACT
The Amaranthus tricolor cultivar Red isolate AtriRed21 chromosome 11, ASM2621246v1, whole genome shotgun sequence DNA segment above includes these coding regions:
- the LOC130827679 gene encoding vacuolar-sorting receptor 6-like, producing the protein MNWVVMINKNKLLLLLLIICLLLLELGNISVINGRFVVEKNSVTVLQPYSMKSKHDASIANFGVPEYGGSMVASVVYPSHGSDACKPFPHNKPFKSNTSTPTILLLDRGECYFALKAWNAQEAGAAAVLVADTIDEPLITMDSPEESSDADGFIEKIEIPSVLIDREFGDRLRQALKGGDDVVVKLDWSESMPNPDGRVEYELWTNSNDECGVRCNEQIKFISDFKGHAQILEKSGYTLFTPHYITWYCPEAFLLSRQCKSQCINRGRYCAPDPEQDFGEGFEGKDVVIENLRQLCVYQVAKSQNRSWVWWDFVSDFHIRCSMKDNKYSRSCAEGVLKSLRLPLDKIEKCMGDPEANQDNEILKNEQDKQIGKGTRGDVAILPTLVINDVQYRGKLERTAVLMALCAAFKEKTDPPLCLTADIETNECLENNGGCWHDNKANITACKDTFRGRICECPLVGGVQYHGDGYTTCKAHGPGRCTIDSGGCWSETRNGKTFSACSVSELSGCTCPKGFKGDGHQCDDIDECKEKSACQCPECSCKNTWGGFDCKCGGSRLYINEQDTCIERSSSKMGWFSSLLVLAAILAGLGSAGYVFYKYRLRSYMDSEIMAIMSQYMPLDSQNARNVEVHNSEVEPLSLGSSV